In a genomic window of Aeromonas veronii:
- a CDS encoding peptide MFS transporter — translation MNNPSKGTFLGHPKGLFLLFSTELWERFSYYGMRAVLVLYLTDLTANGGLGWSQADALKLYGIYTGLVYITPLIGGWLADTFLGQRRAILIGAVLMAAGQFTLALPHDMFADSVTTMFYLGLAGLIVGNGLFKPNISTMVGDLYEEGDHRRDGAFTIFYMGINLGALLAGFIAGAAANAYGWQAAFVVAGIGMLISLVMQATMAQRFLGDIGRVPAAQRAAAQRSKEQKTPLTKQEVDRIKVILVLGLFTIIFWAGFEQAGGLMNLYTQEYTDRMIGSFEVPTAWFQSLNPFFIITLAPIVAAIWIKLGKKEPNSPVKFAMGLLFLAIGFLFMVGAVLQQGGDQTVKTSMFWLVGAYLFHTLGELCLSPIGLSMVTKLAPLRLASLMMGAWFGFNALANYIAGFVGSFVGEAGPLAIFGGIATAAVISALILLAMANRLVYWMHGAEGPAKEPQAQEKKLHSATV, via the coding sequence ATGAATAACCCGTCCAAAGGGACCTTTTTAGGTCATCCTAAAGGGCTTTTTTTGCTCTTTAGTACCGAACTGTGGGAGAGATTCTCCTATTACGGCATGCGTGCCGTGCTGGTGCTCTATCTGACTGATCTAACTGCCAACGGCGGTCTGGGCTGGAGTCAGGCAGACGCCCTCAAACTCTACGGTATCTATACCGGTCTGGTTTATATCACCCCGCTGATCGGCGGCTGGCTGGCTGACACCTTCCTGGGTCAACGTCGCGCCATTCTGATCGGTGCCGTGCTGATGGCCGCAGGTCAGTTCACCCTGGCGCTGCCCCATGACATGTTCGCGGACAGCGTAACCACCATGTTCTATCTGGGCCTGGCTGGTCTTATCGTGGGTAATGGTTTGTTTAAGCCGAACATCTCGACCATGGTAGGTGACCTCTATGAAGAGGGCGATCATCGCCGAGATGGTGCCTTTACCATCTTTTATATGGGGATCAACCTGGGGGCTCTGTTGGCCGGCTTCATCGCGGGTGCGGCAGCGAACGCCTATGGTTGGCAAGCAGCCTTCGTCGTTGCAGGTATCGGCATGCTGATATCACTGGTCATGCAGGCCACCATGGCCCAACGTTTTCTCGGTGATATCGGTCGTGTTCCTGCGGCACAGCGGGCAGCGGCACAACGCTCCAAAGAACAGAAAACACCACTCACCAAGCAGGAAGTGGATCGCATCAAAGTCATTCTGGTTCTGGGTCTGTTCACCATCATCTTCTGGGCCGGTTTCGAGCAGGCAGGTGGTCTGATGAACCTCTACACCCAGGAGTATACCGACCGCATGATCGGCAGCTTCGAAGTGCCGACCGCCTGGTTCCAGTCCCTGAACCCCTTCTTCATTATCACCCTGGCCCCGATCGTGGCAGCCATCTGGATCAAGCTCGGCAAGAAAGAGCCGAACTCTCCGGTCAAGTTCGCCATGGGTCTGCTGTTCCTGGCTATCGGTTTCCTGTTCATGGTCGGTGCCGTGCTGCAGCAAGGTGGTGACCAGACCGTCAAGACTTCCATGTTCTGGCTGGTTGGCGCTTACCTGTTCCACACCCTGGGCGAGCTCTGCCTCTCCCCGATCGGCCTCTCCATGGTGACCAAGCTGGCTCCGCTGCGTCTGGCCTCCCTGATGATGGGTGCCTGGTTTGGCTTCAATGCCTTGGCCAACTACATTGCCGGCTTCGTCGGCTCCTTCGTCGGTGAAGCGGGCCCGCTCGCCATCTTCGGCGGCATCGCCACTGCCGCCGTGATCAGCGCCCTGATCCTGCTGGCCATGGCCAACCGCCTGGTCTACTGGATGCACGGTGCCGAAGGCCCGGCCAAAGAGCCGCAAGCTCAAGAGAAGAAACTGCACTCCGCCACCGTCTAA
- a CDS encoding DnaT-like ssDNA-binding domain-containing protein, translating to MTPAEYSALAHPRLSHPARSLYTLQLRRLVLENQLARLNYPELGRALAVVDPGDPCGFSFQVNARQLTELFDELMEAGLLQVEAQPESEHYHQCLFQLPLLTQKSRSPLPERPFQMHLQWRPDEELPALARLCGVIDASYSEEDLGEFIAYWLGRPEVFDSQHQWMLKFIRALKTRRYTRRKPMEVQGYQQVTPTPAESGPSKRAQQMIEEAKRLAHQQTQEPAPQQEPDND from the coding sequence ATGACCCCAGCCGAATACAGCGCCCTTGCCCACCCCAGATTGTCCCATCCGGCTCGCAGTCTCTATACCCTGCAGCTGCGCAGACTGGTGCTGGAGAATCAGCTGGCCCGGCTCAACTATCCCGAGCTGGGTCGGGCGCTGGCAGTGGTCGACCCGGGCGATCCCTGCGGCTTTTCGTTTCAGGTCAATGCCCGCCAGCTCACCGAGTTGTTCGATGAACTGATGGAGGCAGGCCTGCTACAGGTCGAGGCACAGCCCGAGAGTGAGCACTACCATCAGTGTCTATTCCAGTTGCCGCTGCTGACCCAGAAATCGCGCAGCCCGCTGCCGGAGCGCCCCTTCCAGATGCATCTGCAGTGGCGACCGGACGAGGAGCTGCCCGCCCTCGCCCGCCTGTGCGGGGTGATCGATGCCAGCTACAGCGAAGAGGATCTGGGGGAGTTTATCGCCTACTGGCTAGGGCGCCCCGAGGTGTTCGACTCCCAGCATCAGTGGATGCTCAAGTTCATTCGCGCCCTCAAGACCCGCCGCTATACCCGCCGCAAGCCGATGGAGGTGCAGGGCTACCAGCAGGTGACCCCTACCCCGGCAGAGTCAGGCCCGAGCAAACGGGCCCAGCAGATGATTGAAGAGGCCAAGCGGCTGGCCCACCAGCAAACGCAAGAACCCGCACCGCAGCAAGAGCCGGATAATGATTGA
- a CDS encoding ABC transporter permease, with protein MLGFVDLLRLELRTLLADRAIMLTLFGGVFFYSFLYPQPYLHQLPREEAVVVVNEDDSQLSRQLEFMADATPQVKLVARANSLNEARQLMMAGDANGILHIPNHFYRDLMLGKSVTLSYAGDASYFLVYGTIAEGLAQAGGTLAAQVKVARLLSHGEALPQAAMGWNAVALNVVPVFNPTMGYVNYVVPAVFVLILHQVLLMGAGILGATQNQRSCRDEHGYWQSAPVLPLLLARTLVLAGLYLLPVSYFLGFCFDHYNIARHADPQELWLFALPFLLATCWLGIVLGAIFTRRDLPTQVVLISSLPLVFLAGFIWPLELIPAPLNWLAQWVPTIPAIEGFLRLNQMGADFAQVSRYWWQLWGLALLYGALACLLLRWRQQSLPVASQPVVQSETTAG; from the coding sequence ATGCTGGGATTTGTCGATCTGTTGCGCCTCGAGCTGCGCACCCTGCTGGCGGATCGCGCCATCATGCTGACCCTGTTTGGCGGGGTGTTCTTCTACTCCTTCCTCTACCCTCAGCCTTATCTGCATCAGTTACCGCGGGAAGAGGCGGTGGTGGTGGTTAACGAGGATGACAGCCAGCTCTCGCGCCAGCTGGAGTTTATGGCCGATGCCACACCGCAGGTAAAGCTGGTGGCGCGGGCCAATTCGCTGAATGAAGCGCGGCAGCTGATGATGGCCGGGGACGCGAACGGGATCCTGCACATCCCCAACCACTTCTATCGGGATCTGATGCTGGGCAAGAGCGTGACCCTGAGCTACGCCGGTGATGCCTCCTACTTTCTGGTCTACGGCACTATTGCCGAGGGGTTGGCGCAGGCCGGTGGCACTCTCGCCGCACAGGTGAAGGTGGCGCGCTTGCTGAGTCACGGTGAGGCGCTACCGCAAGCGGCGATGGGCTGGAACGCGGTGGCCCTCAATGTGGTGCCGGTGTTCAACCCCACCATGGGCTACGTCAACTACGTGGTGCCGGCAGTGTTCGTGCTGATCCTGCATCAGGTGTTGTTGATGGGCGCGGGGATCCTGGGGGCGACCCAGAACCAGCGCAGCTGCCGCGATGAGCACGGGTACTGGCAAAGCGCGCCGGTGTTGCCGCTGCTGCTGGCCAGAACTCTGGTGCTGGCCGGGCTGTACCTGCTGCCGGTGAGCTACTTCCTCGGCTTCTGTTTTGATCACTACAACATCGCCCGTCATGCCGATCCGCAGGAGTTGTGGCTGTTCGCCCTGCCGTTCCTGCTGGCAACTTGCTGGCTCGGAATTGTGCTGGGGGCGATCTTTACCCGGCGGGATCTGCCGACTCAGGTGGTGCTCATCTCCTCCCTGCCGCTGGTCTTTCTGGCGGGCTTTATCTGGCCGCTGGAGCTGATCCCGGCCCCCCTCAACTGGCTGGCTCAGTGGGTACCCACTATCCCGGCTATCGAGGGTTTTCTGCGCCTCAACCAGATGGGGGCCGACTTCGCGCAGGTTTCCCGTTACTGGTGGCAGTTGTGGGGGCTGGCGCTGCTCTACGGCGCGCTGGCCTGCCTGCTGCTGCGCTGGCGGCAGCAGTCGTTGCCAGTGGCCAGTCAGCCGGTCGTACAGAGTGAAACAACCGCCGGTTAA
- a CDS encoding response regulator: MSKAGLRILVVEDEAVFRHSLVSYLARDGATVFQAEDGIEGLSAAALYHPDVVLCDLNMPNMDGHEVIACLSARYPHIPVIVISAQSTMEAVAGALRAGARDYLLKPLEDYALVERSIEQCLNGSANRAQQLELMDHIDYFSAHDKAASRLLAGLKPPGLQEWGPWQVTFKGLGQLFIPDTFKVEDKLLVLVMELPIMGTDAAFCGALVRSLMNVPYRQFQQSESRLLSQPHRLLDYLNHQLMASGLRHSFAMAALLFDQHDGLVFANAGLTSPHWLMRSGGLPLGLMRSSHYALHKRSWHEPFALQFRSDSGGSLDVQVRHH; this comes from the coding sequence ATGTCAAAAGCCGGGCTACGGATCCTGGTGGTGGAGGACGAAGCCGTTTTTCGCCACTCGCTAGTGAGTTACCTCGCACGGGACGGGGCAACGGTATTTCAGGCCGAAGACGGTATTGAGGGGCTATCGGCGGCGGCCCTCTATCATCCCGACGTGGTGCTATGCGATCTCAATATGCCCAATATGGATGGCCACGAGGTGATCGCCTGCCTCTCTGCCCGCTATCCCCATATTCCGGTTATCGTTATTTCGGCCCAGAGCACCATGGAGGCGGTCGCCGGCGCCTTGCGTGCCGGTGCGCGGGATTACCTGCTCAAGCCGCTGGAGGATTATGCACTGGTCGAGCGCAGCATCGAACAGTGCCTCAACGGCAGCGCCAACCGGGCGCAGCAGCTGGAGCTGATGGATCATATCGACTACTTCAGTGCCCACGACAAGGCGGCCAGCCGACTGCTGGCGGGGCTCAAGCCACCGGGGTTGCAGGAGTGGGGCCCCTGGCAGGTCACGTTCAAGGGGCTGGGGCAGCTGTTTATTCCCGATACCTTCAAGGTGGAGGACAAGCTGCTGGTGCTGGTGATGGAGCTGCCGATCATGGGGACGGATGCGGCATTTTGTGGGGCACTGGTGCGCTCCTTGATGAACGTCCCCTACCGCCAGTTTCAGCAAAGCGAGAGTCGCCTGCTGAGCCAGCCGCACCGGTTGCTCGACTACCTCAACCATCAGTTGATGGCGTCCGGGCTTCGCCACTCTTTTGCCATGGCGGCGCTGCTGTTTGATCAGCATGATGGGCTGGTGTTTGCCAACGCAGGGCTCACCTCTCCCCACTGGCTGATGCGCTCCGGCGGCTTGCCCCTTGGCCTGATGCGCAGCAGCCACTACGCCCTGCACAAGCGCAGCTGGCATGAACCGTTCGCCCTGCAGTTTCGCAGCGACAGCGGCGGCTCGCTGGATGTGCAGGTCCGTCATCATTGA
- a CDS encoding DnaA/Hda family protein → MTDPQDPLRQELEEIEAKRKRIAKAKQDHRVHDPELSQHVGGLLERIRRLQQETGGGQYDYETLRKEYDAKANAEVRELQKAARQERIQKLIAQADLNPDWVFDKMDATDPALQYPIETARYFISGFEHWEKSGGGCMLIYGDYGTGKSTLAGAVAHELIERHQKSVIFQQWASIVDRLFFNVIPDQDERNQYRRALEEVDLLIIDEVSANRAKMAESQSSFLGHLLRRRRNLSKSVIIITNHTPQTLHQAIGDFSYEAIKAFNPVDIHLSGPSRRPSIGNYNG, encoded by the coding sequence ATGACTGACCCGCAAGATCCCCTGCGCCAGGAGCTGGAAGAGATCGAAGCCAAGCGCAAAAGAATCGCCAAAGCCAAACAAGATCACCGGGTTCACGATCCCGAGCTGAGCCAGCACGTCGGCGGTCTGCTGGAGCGTATTCGTCGCCTGCAGCAAGAGACCGGCGGCGGCCAGTATGACTACGAGACCCTGCGTAAGGAGTACGACGCCAAGGCCAACGCCGAGGTGCGCGAGCTGCAGAAGGCGGCCCGTCAGGAGCGGATCCAGAAGCTGATCGCCCAGGCCGACCTCAACCCCGACTGGGTGTTCGACAAGATGGACGCCACAGATCCCGCACTCCAGTACCCCATCGAAACGGCCCGCTACTTTATCAGCGGTTTCGAGCACTGGGAGAAAAGCGGTGGCGGCTGCATGCTGATCTACGGCGACTACGGCACTGGCAAGTCAACCCTGGCGGGCGCGGTGGCGCATGAGCTGATCGAGCGTCACCAGAAATCGGTGATCTTCCAGCAGTGGGCCTCCATCGTCGACCGCCTCTTCTTCAACGTGATCCCCGATCAGGATGAGCGCAACCAGTACCGCCGCGCGCTGGAAGAGGTGGATCTGCTGATCATCGACGAGGTATCGGCCAACCGCGCCAAGATGGCGGAGAGCCAGTCCAGCTTCCTCGGCCACCTGCTTCGCCGTCGCCGCAACCTGTCAAAGAGCGTCATCATCATCACCAACCACACGCCCCAGACCCTGCATCAGGCGATCGGTGATTTCAGCTATGAGGCGATCAAGGCATTCAATCCGGTGGATATCCACCTGAGCGGCCCCAGCCGTCGCCCCAGCATCGGCAACTACAACGGCTGA
- a CDS encoding ABC transporter permease encodes MGREFRLLWQDPFSRALMSWVPLLLMGILCWIFSAGLARDLKVGLVDLDHSMLSRQLAFSLDGSAGLKVAQQFDSIDAGAHALRGGDIYALVVIPNHLERDARQGTQPQVTVFNNGQFILIAKLVNSALAQVVGTLNGQVGVLEAMADGKALPGAIGQSVPISSQVTALYNLNSSYAQFLLSAILPAVWQILVVLFGLNALARTDRLGLDWTTRGVWFGLWRTLLPHVLIGWGWGIVWTLLLFKGLAYPMHGSWLVLLVGLGLASAACVTMGAFFYGIIRDPARALSLAGAYTAPGFAFMGVTFPVSAMGEFARFWRSLLPISHYVELQIGQSNYGLPLVSALPQLGALLLFLLPLLLVVRRYKQQAELARQSAAVVVAVAEKEPE; translated from the coding sequence ATGGGACGTGAATTTCGGCTGCTGTGGCAGGACCCGTTCAGCCGTGCCCTGATGAGCTGGGTGCCGCTGCTGCTGATGGGGATCCTCTGCTGGATCTTCTCGGCAGGGCTGGCCCGCGACCTCAAGGTGGGGCTGGTGGATTTGGACCACAGCATGCTGTCGCGCCAGCTCGCCTTCTCGCTGGATGGCTCGGCCGGGCTCAAGGTCGCGCAACAGTTTGACTCTATCGATGCCGGTGCCCACGCCCTGCGCGGTGGCGACATCTATGCGCTGGTGGTGATCCCCAACCATCTGGAGCGAGATGCCCGTCAGGGTACCCAGCCGCAGGTGACGGTGTTCAACAATGGCCAGTTCATCCTGATCGCCAAGCTGGTCAACTCCGCGCTGGCGCAGGTGGTAGGCACTCTCAACGGTCAGGTGGGCGTGCTGGAGGCGATGGCCGACGGCAAGGCGCTGCCCGGTGCGATTGGGCAGTCGGTGCCCATCAGCAGTCAGGTGACCGCCCTTTATAACCTTAACTCCAGCTACGCCCAGTTTCTGCTGAGCGCGATTTTGCCCGCAGTGTGGCAGATCCTGGTGGTGCTGTTCGGCCTCAATGCGCTGGCTCGTACCGATCGGCTGGGGCTGGACTGGACCACTCGCGGTGTCTGGTTTGGCCTGTGGCGCACCCTGCTGCCCCACGTGCTGATTGGCTGGGGCTGGGGGATCGTCTGGACGCTGCTGCTGTTCAAGGGATTGGCCTATCCCATGCACGGTAGCTGGTTGGTATTGCTGGTGGGGCTGGGGCTTGCCTCGGCCGCCTGCGTCACCATGGGGGCCTTCTTTTACGGCATCATCCGGGATCCGGCCCGCGCCCTGTCGCTGGCAGGGGCTTACACAGCGCCCGGTTTTGCCTTTATGGGGGTCACCTTTCCGGTGAGCGCCATGGGGGAGTTCGCCCGTTTCTGGCGCAGTCTGTTGCCGATCTCCCACTATGTCGAGCTGCAGATTGGCCAGAGCAACTACGGTCTGCCCCTCGTATCGGCGCTACCGCAACTGGGGGCGTTGTTGCTGTTCCTGCTCCCCCTGCTGCTGGTGGTGCGCCGTTACAAGCAGCAGGCTGAGCTTGCCCGTCAATCAGCTGCTGTCGTAGTGGCCGTCGCCGAGAAGGAGCCTGAGTGA
- the fis gene encoding DNA-binding transcriptional regulator Fis: MFEQTLTSDALVTTTHNHAAEPTQRPLRDSVQQALRNYLAQLNGQEVIDLYDMVLSEVEAPMLDVIMQYTRGNQTRAAVMMGINRGTLRKKLKRYGMN, translated from the coding sequence ATGTTCGAACAAACCCTGACTTCTGATGCATTGGTAACAACTACTCACAATCACGCTGCCGAGCCGACCCAGCGCCCCCTGCGTGACTCTGTGCAACAGGCCCTGCGTAACTACCTGGCCCAGTTGAACGGTCAGGAAGTGATTGATCTGTACGATATGGTTCTCTCCGAAGTCGAAGCGCCGATGCTGGACGTGATCATGCAGTACACCCGTGGTAACCAGACTCGCGCTGCCGTGATGATGGGTATCAACCGTGGCACCCTGCGCAAGAAGCTCAAGCGTTACGGCATGAACTAA
- a CDS encoding biotin/lipoyl-binding protein, with the protein MSHPPIKKKMSQGKPLLLPLALVILVVWLGWRFWLAYQPEPVHLQGQIEAQQYSVSSKVPGRIDEVLVKKGDQLTKDQLVFTLASPEIEAKLSQAKAGEAAAGALAQEAEKGARAQQIAAAKDQWQKAKAAAQLRGKTYERVASLHRDGVMPLQKRDEAWTAWQAARYSEGMAWQQYQMALEGAREETKIAAREKAKMAAGSVAEVEAYLADTRIVSPHSGEVSQVLLRSGELAPQGFPVVTLLDMSDAWAQFHVREDLLPRFPVGTEFDARIPGLGDQMVRFKVTHVAVMGDFATWRATDTRQGFDMKSFQVEARPLQPVEGLRVGMSVLVEL; encoded by the coding sequence ATGAGCCATCCCCCCATCAAAAAGAAGATGAGCCAGGGTAAACCGCTGTTGTTGCCATTGGCGCTGGTGATCCTGGTGGTCTGGCTCGGCTGGCGCTTTTGGCTCGCCTATCAGCCTGAGCCGGTGCATTTGCAAGGGCAGATTGAGGCTCAGCAGTACTCGGTCTCCTCCAAGGTGCCGGGTCGCATCGACGAGGTGTTGGTGAAAAAGGGCGATCAGCTGACCAAGGATCAGCTGGTCTTTACCCTGGCGAGCCCCGAGATTGAAGCCAAGTTGAGCCAGGCCAAGGCCGGTGAGGCCGCAGCGGGTGCGCTGGCGCAAGAGGCGGAGAAGGGGGCCCGTGCCCAACAGATCGCCGCCGCCAAGGATCAGTGGCAAAAAGCCAAGGCTGCCGCCCAACTGCGTGGCAAGACCTATGAGCGGGTTGCCAGCCTGCACCGCGATGGCGTAATGCCGCTGCAAAAGCGCGATGAGGCCTGGACCGCCTGGCAAGCTGCTCGCTACAGCGAAGGGATGGCGTGGCAGCAGTACCAGATGGCGCTGGAAGGGGCGCGGGAAGAGACCAAGATCGCCGCTCGCGAGAAGGCCAAAATGGCGGCGGGTTCGGTGGCCGAGGTTGAGGCCTATCTAGCCGATACCCGTATCGTCAGCCCCCACTCCGGCGAGGTAAGCCAGGTGCTGCTGCGTAGCGGCGAGCTGGCGCCGCAAGGCTTCCCGGTGGTGACCCTGCTCGATATGAGTGATGCCTGGGCCCAGTTCCACGTTCGCGAAGATCTGCTGCCCCGCTTCCCGGTCGGTACCGAGTTCGATGCCCGTATCCCGGGCCTTGGCGATCAGATGGTGCGCTTCAAGGTGACCCATGTGGCCGTGATGGGGGATTTCGCCACCTGGCGTGCCACCGATACCCGTCAGGGTTTCGATATGAAGAGCTTCCAGGTGGAGGCTCGCCCGCTGCAACCGGTTGAGGGGCTGCGGGTTGGCATGAGTGTGCTGGTTGAACTCTGA
- a CDS encoding TolC family protein, which produces MTSRFITSLWPCLLGAVLGSAQAQTISFGEAWTRVIQQDEGLAAEQAGVDRAKQLREAAKDMYLPKVDLGASYTHLDQPVELDMMDLNPIASHPELGQVLAPLMQKFHLTPNDFVTPLTKQNVVTSSVKMLWPLFTGGRIDAAQDIRQAQVSEAQQLLVLKQQATFESLSQTYFGVVLAAQVVQTKQEIEEGLAHHLDHAKKLEAQGQIARVERLSAQSAYDRARIDTQKARRSLEIAELALGRMLKLPRAEPGSGLFVNKELPRLDGLVQQTLEVHPGLKLLSAKKEQAKGLIRVEQGKYAPEVFLFGNYNLYEDDSLASKTAPDWLVGVGVSMPLVSRDGRSETVQAAKSAELQVNLLQAKTRQDLELLVEKTWREAAQGLEEYQSLSSTQALAEENVLLRDKAFGQGLSTSLDVVDAQNQLAGVKTQRAAAAYQYVVSLARLLALSGQMNSFNQYQHGQVIEVNS; this is translated from the coding sequence ATGACGTCAAGGTTCATTACATCACTCTGGCCGTGCCTGCTGGGGGCCGTGCTGGGGTCGGCACAGGCGCAGACCATCAGTTTCGGCGAAGCCTGGACCCGGGTCATCCAGCAGGATGAAGGGCTGGCTGCCGAGCAGGCCGGGGTCGATCGGGCCAAGCAACTGCGCGAGGCTGCCAAGGACATGTATCTGCCCAAGGTGGATCTGGGGGCCAGCTATACCCACCTCGATCAGCCGGTGGAGCTGGACATGATGGATCTTAACCCTATCGCCAGCCATCCGGAGCTGGGTCAGGTGTTGGCACCACTCATGCAGAAGTTCCACCTCACGCCCAATGACTTCGTTACCCCGCTGACCAAACAGAACGTGGTGACCAGCTCGGTCAAGATGCTCTGGCCGCTGTTTACCGGCGGTCGCATCGATGCGGCGCAGGATATCCGCCAGGCGCAGGTAAGCGAGGCGCAGCAATTGCTGGTGCTCAAGCAGCAAGCCACCTTCGAGAGCCTCTCCCAGACCTATTTCGGCGTGGTGCTGGCCGCTCAGGTAGTGCAGACCAAGCAGGAGATCGAAGAGGGGCTGGCCCACCATCTGGATCACGCCAAAAAGCTGGAAGCTCAGGGCCAGATCGCCAGGGTGGAGCGTCTCTCCGCCCAGTCGGCCTATGACCGTGCCCGCATCGATACCCAGAAGGCGCGCCGCAGCCTCGAGATCGCCGAGTTGGCCCTCGGCCGCATGCTCAAGTTGCCCCGCGCCGAGCCCGGCAGCGGCCTGTTCGTCAACAAGGAACTGCCGCGCCTCGATGGTCTGGTGCAGCAGACGCTGGAAGTACACCCGGGCCTCAAGCTGCTTAGCGCCAAGAAGGAGCAGGCCAAGGGGCTGATCCGGGTCGAGCAGGGCAAATATGCCCCAGAGGTGTTCCTGTTCGGCAACTACAACCTCTATGAAGATGATTCACTCGCCTCCAAGACAGCGCCGGACTGGCTGGTGGGGGTGGGCGTCAGCATGCCGCTGGTGAGCCGAGATGGCCGCTCCGAGACGGTGCAGGCCGCCAAGAGCGCCGAGCTGCAGGTCAATCTGCTGCAAGCCAAGACCCGCCAGGATCTGGAGTTGCTCGTTGAGAAGACCTGGCGCGAAGCGGCGCAGGGGCTGGAGGAGTATCAGTCTCTCTCGTCTACCCAGGCGCTGGCCGAGGAGAACGTACTGCTACGTGACAAGGCCTTCGGCCAGGGGCTCTCTACCTCCCTCGATGTGGTGGATGCCCAGAACCAGTTGGCGGGGGTCAAGACCCAGCGCGCGGCGGCGGCCTATCAGTATGTGGTGTCGCTGGCCCGTCTGCTGGCGCTCTCCGGCCAGATGAACAGTTTCAATCAATATCAGCACGGTCAGGTGATCGAGGTGAACTCATGA
- a CDS encoding SDR family oxidoreductase has product MPTTLIFGASRGLGRAFTHHALAEGHRVVALVRSTEMAAELRELGVDVIEGDALAPAAVQQACARAGQDAQVVSTLGSFRQAAPVDYQGNRHVIDAMEQAGLKRLLLVTSLGCGDSWQYLPQRARAAFGHEVRLKSLAESWLQTSALAWTILRPAGLQDGDATGRAELSQGKEVHGLVRRADVAAQGLRLLADDAAVGQIYAIGDPALQRG; this is encoded by the coding sequence ATGCCAACCACACTGATTTTCGGAGCCAGCCGCGGGCTGGGCCGCGCCTTTACCCACCACGCTCTCGCTGAGGGTCACCGCGTAGTCGCGCTGGTGCGCAGCACCGAAATGGCAGCCGAATTACGCGAGCTGGGAGTAGACGTCATCGAAGGGGATGCACTGGCTCCGGCTGCGGTACAGCAGGCATGTGCCCGGGCGGGGCAAGATGCACAGGTCGTCTCCACCCTCGGCAGCTTCCGTCAGGCCGCGCCGGTGGACTATCAGGGCAACCGTCATGTGATCGATGCCATGGAGCAGGCAGGCCTGAAACGGCTACTGCTGGTCACCTCCCTCGGCTGTGGCGATAGCTGGCAATATCTGCCACAGCGGGCCCGCGCCGCCTTCGGTCACGAGGTACGTCTCAAGAGTCTGGCGGAGAGCTGGCTGCAGACCAGCGCCCTCGCGTGGACCATTCTGCGCCCGGCGGGCCTGCAAGATGGCGACGCCACCGGCCGCGCCGAGCTGAGTCAGGGCAAGGAGGTACATGGACTGGTGCGCCGCGCCGACGTGGCCGCCCAAGGGCTGCGCCTGCTGGCGGATGATGCGGCGGTGGGGCAGATCTACGCCATCGGCGATCCCGCGCTCCAGCGCGGCTAA
- the dusB gene encoding tRNA dihydrouridine synthase DusB: MQIGPHTLETPLIVAPMAGVTDRPFRELCLRLGAGMAVSEMLLANPDVWDTQKTRMRMDHSAEGGLRSVQIAGADPEMMAFAARYNVEQGAQIVDINMGCPAKKVNKKLAGSALLRAPDQVKAICRAVVDAVEVPVTLKIRTGWDPDNRNGVEIARIAEDCGIAALAVHGRTRACLYKGEAEYDTIRAIKQAVSIPVVANGDINSPEKARYVLDYTGVDAVMIGRAAQGRPWIFREIRHFLETGTKLPPPEREEVRTLMNEHVTNLHQFYGAYLGARIARKHVGWYLDEEETGREFRKHFNALDCADAQLEALEAYFDGLG, from the coding sequence ATGCAGATAGGTCCCCACACGCTTGAAACTCCCTTGATTGTGGCTCCCATGGCCGGTGTAACTGACCGACCATTCCGTGAACTTTGTTTGCGACTGGGGGCTGGCATGGCCGTTTCCGAGATGCTGCTGGCCAACCCGGATGTCTGGGATACCCAGAAAACCCGGATGAGGATGGATCACTCTGCAGAAGGTGGATTGCGATCGGTCCAGATTGCCGGAGCCGACCCCGAGATGATGGCGTTTGCTGCCCGCTACAACGTGGAGCAGGGCGCACAGATCGTCGACATCAACATGGGATGTCCGGCAAAAAAAGTGAATAAGAAGTTGGCAGGTTCCGCCCTGCTGCGTGCCCCCGACCAAGTCAAAGCAATTTGCCGGGCCGTGGTGGATGCAGTGGAGGTACCTGTCACCTTGAAGATCCGCACAGGATGGGATCCGGATAACCGCAATGGCGTGGAGATCGCCCGAATCGCCGAAGATTGCGGTATCGCGGCCCTCGCCGTGCATGGTCGTACCCGTGCCTGCCTCTACAAGGGCGAAGCGGAGTACGACACGATCAGGGCGATTAAGCAGGCCGTATCGATTCCTGTTGTCGCCAATGGTGACATCAACAGCCCGGAGAAAGCTCGGTATGTCCTCGACTATACCGGTGTCGACGCCGTGATGATCGGCCGAGCTGCGCAAGGACGACCCTGGATTTTCCGGGAAATCCGTCATTTTCTTGAGACGGGCACCAAGCTGCCGCCTCCCGAGAGGGAAGAGGTTCGCACCCTGATGAACGAGCATGTAACCAACCTGCACCAGTTTTATGGTGCATATCTGGGAGCGCGCATAGCCCGTAAACACGTGGGCTGGTATCTGGATGAAGAAGAGACGGGCCGAGAATTCCGTAAGCACTTCAATGCCCTGGATTGCGCAGACGCGCAACTTGAGGCACTCGAAGCGTATTTCGATGGATTAGGTTAA